The DNA segment ttatattgtattttctgaCAGAATTTCCGAGGGTGAAGAGGAGACGGATAAGTTTTCACCGCCGGGCATGAACGGAACAGCACGGCACCATCAAAATAATAACGTAGGGTTGGGCTCAGTACTGAGCAGTAGGTTATAAATGATTGCTTTATTACTTGTATTTGTAGGAGGATCATCCTTTAAAATTCAGATTCTGCTTTTGGAAGAACAAGAAAGCGGAGGGAAACACACGGATCAACTACGACAAAAACCTCAAGCTTCTGGGTTCGTTCAACACATGTGAAGACTTTTGGAGGTTTCATTGCTATTTCAAACCCTTTCATCACTTACCTAAGCCCTCAGATTGGTATATATTTCGAGAAGGAATCAAACCCATGTGGGAGGTAAgagaaatgaatatattatgatCCATGAGTTACGCACTTTTCCCCTCTATAGGATGACGCAAATCGATATGGTGGAAAATGGTTAGTAAGAGTGAGACATGGGCTTGGATACAAAGTCTGGGAAAATACGCTACTTGCGCTAGTGGGGCAGCAGTTTCAAATCGATGATGAAGTTTGCGGCGTCGTCGCATCACTACGTGCAAGTGAAGAAATCATTTCCGTTTGGAACAAAACTTCGACAGATCCAGCCatagtagaaaaaataagagATGTCTTTTGTAAAGTTATAGAACTACCCTCTGGTACAGTCATTGAGTATAAGCCACATGCGACGGCTATGAGGTGACtacaacatttaaatttttattgacttaTGATTTTATTCTATTTCTCATTTTAGTGACCATGCAAATAATAGACACTACTTCTATCGAATTGAATGAATACCACaaaacacataaaattaaaatttcctgTTCACATggtgtacttaaaaaatatatacctatatttttaagcaattaAACTTTGTCCagataaatttgatgaaatcttTGTTTCCTTCAACTCTGATTTCACACATTTATAagtgtaatacattttttttttgcccttagTATGAAATGTTCATctccattttatttcaaatcgtCTCATTCGCTTTCTCTCaaatttttggatgaaaaattCGTAGATTTCGTTTTAAGAAacaattgaatgattttttttttcaataaagataaattaaatacttttattttggaaCTATCCTGTAAATCTATGTGcttaaaaattaatgcaaaCTTTTGCTTCCAATGGCTTGTACATAACATACAATTGCATCCAAACCgatgctatttaaaaaattgagccATATTATTTGCTTGGTTGAAAGACGATCACCAGGTCCTTTTACTTCTACAAAACGAACACTCTTTTTCTCAGGATTCCAAAGCGTTAAGTCTGGGAATCCTGATCGAAAGAAACGATGTCTTGTCAGAAGGCGACGAGATATTTCACAGAGTTGTTCCTTGGTAAAACAGTCGATCAATTCTTTAAATGAAGAGAAGTCTGAAAAAAGATCCCAATTTACTAGTGAGGAAGTTCCTTGTCCCAATTTCCAGTTTTTTTCTAACAAGGCATGTAGTTTTTCATATGATTCTTTAAGAATACTCTCCAAtcttgattcaattatttttttgcgtgATTCATAAAAAGTAAGGCTACCAATATCCAAAGGAGATGATTGATAAGGTCCTCTAAATGCATCAGAAACAAGACAATCATACACCACATCCCAAAAAAGAACGAAAACTATTGAGTTAATGACAGAGCCCTCAcctggaaaaataaaaagaaataagaagcttgaacatttattattgaatcacAAACTTGCCATGAACACCCATTGgatattcattttgataatacTTAATGGTAAATTCCTCAACTGAGCAATATAACTTTTCCCGATCCTGCTCGCCcgtatcaaaaataaagacacTCTTATTATTTCCTGATAAATCTTTATCAAGCATGGATCCTTGAATTTCCACATTCCTAAGTAATTCATCACACTTTGTAGGATCAATCCACCCTtgaagatgataattttttaaatcttctttgAGATGTTTTCGCATTTTAACAATTCTTTGGCACAAAGTTAATTTTCTTGCTGGAGATATGTGTTGATTTTCGAGAGCTTCCTTTGCATAGAAGAATGCTTCCTCTCTTCTTTTCAGCCATTGCTCTAAATCCAATGTCAGTCTTTCAAACCAGTGTCCAGAGGACAATTCCTTATTGTATACTTGCTCTTTTGAtagacaatatttataaatagatacagCAGCCTCGTAATTCCTGACTTTTTCAAATGCTTCAGCACATTTACTAAAGCAGTATACAATAATTCCTCCAGCGGTGAATTTTCTTAGGAAATCAGGGAGTTCAGCATCTTCCTTAGAAAACTTGCCAAGGATTTCAGTCTTAAAATGATCCCTAAGTTCAGGATAAATGTTGTCACATATTTCTCTAAACTCTTTGATTTCGGATAACTCTGAAATCTTTGCCTCGAAGTTGAGAGCTGTCTCATATGCTAATAAACCTTCTCTTGACCTAAAAACTGATTGCTTCCGGGAGATCTCATAGATGGGAAATAAAAGATCTCCTCGGTTCGCTAGGAGCATTACTGTAAGATTAGAGTTTCCTGCATTGTTGTTGTCACGATCTTCATAAAAACGAGTAAGGGAATGTAGAGATAGAATGCGGTTAAATAAACGCCTTGGTTCTTCTGAAAGGATAAAACAGGGATCTAGACTATCTAAtgcttttttgattattttattttgaaggacTTCATTTACACCACATTTGTTGAAGAATGACTTTTGTTTAATGAGTTTATCAAAAGCGAGGATGATATCCTTTTTTGTAGATTTGTTAATATTGAAacttttacacaattttttcaCCTCTGGAGATGGAAGCAAATTGATTATTAAGGAGATATCCTTTAAACTAGAATgatcatttataaagaaatgCTCTTCAAGCTCCTTAAGAGTATTTTCTACATTTACAATTTCAGCATAGGACATTTTTTTGATCGAAATCCAAGTCCACTTTCTTTGAAATAGTCTCACATAAAGCTTTTGAGCATCATAGGATAACGATTTAAAGCACTTAGTAGCAAGCGAAATTTCATCTACTGTAAAGAGATTGGCATCATCCGGACACTCTTCTAATACCCCACGTACGATAGTTTCCCAATTTGCTAAATAGTAGGGCTTCACTCTTTCATCTCTCATAGACTCTTCAATTTGTTTTGAGCGCTTAGTAGGGGGTAAACTATTTGGCAAGATCTCACTTTCAGAACTGCTCTTCGTTCGtttaaaatgagataaaaatctTGAAGATACTTTGTCATCTTCCTCATCAACCTTTTTGCCAAACAAAACATCATCAGAAGGAAACAGTTCTAAAGACAAATTGGATTTGCATTCACCATTATCCAAGtggttattaatttttataaggagAACCTTTTTGTTACATACGGGACAACTTGCATGGGTTTGTAGTTTGGAACTCattgtctatatatttattgaatgactGATGATAGTTTAAAAAACTGGCTTTAAGCCTCTATTATTGGATATGCTCGCTAAGGAAGAAAATTTAAGTGAAAGGAAGTTGTATACTTCTTTGTTAGCACTGCTCTTCTTTTCAGATGATTTATGCAAGGAGTTGTTTCCATCAAAATCTTGAATGAATGGGTCACCACCGTGatctaaaatcaaatattaaactagTCAGATACTTAATTATCAATATGGcataacaaatatttactcCTACATATTAAATGACAGTAGATATGTAAGAAAGATTTGTACGCTAATTATGAATTGAcctattaaaaatgaaactatttgAATATGTCCCATGTAAGCTGCTCGATGAAGAGGAGTTGCTCCTCCAGACCTCGAGGCAATGTTCACTTTTGCTCCACCTTCATTAACTAAAAAGGACACGATATTAAAATGTCCAGAGCGGGATGCATAATGTAGGGCCGTTAGTCCTGAAGAATCGAGGGCGTTTGTTAAATCTGGATTTCTTAATATACGCTCTCTGAGTTTGTTCAAATCTCCAGAAAGTGCGTCATTCCATGCTCCACGCTCGAAATCCAACTCATCAAGAGTACTTCGGCTCCAGCTGTGATTGGAAACACAATGACAAGAATTCCcgcttttattttcttttttagacaTTGCCTCTTCCCCAAATACAGAATTGATAATAAAGTACACACTACAATGTGCAGTCAGATAAATTATCAGGCACTACTACAGGAGCATTTGAAACGGAGGAATAGCTTAAGTTTAATATTCCCTACTTCTTACGACTTATAAATccttaaatctaaaaaaatattgatacttaggtaatcaattataattatcgtataaaatatataagaatatagaGAGTCATTACTTGAAATGTTCGGATAATTCGTGAGATCTTTGTCAGTCTGTagcatataaataattatgaactgGAATCAGTCAAATAGGTTGGGTGATTTTATCTATTCAACTCctcttatgtaaatatttttgtagtatcTTTTGTTTAGTAGCAGGAGCGACGCGTCTTCCTTTTCCTCTGTGAGGTTGTCGGCTTTCAAGGACCACTCAATTCCTCCCTAGTTCTAATTCACTTTCACTCCGGACTCTTCCCGTAAACACTCCTGCCTTATACAAAATGAAGATCTTTATGGACGTATTTTCTGGTAAGTGTGGATTTGGATTCAAGGGATATCTTAAGATATGAAATTCTAATAAATGggcggttttttttttgtttttttaggagaTGAATTATTTTCCGACACCTACAAGTTCAAGTTGTTGGATGATTGCTTGTACGAGGTGTATGGAAAGGTGAGGATTCCTAatgtcattctttttttaaatatagtattaattttcgCGTAACTTCGATACTTTGTAGTATGTCACACGGACTGATGGAGATGTGGTTCTTGATGGAGCCAACGCATCTGCTGAAGAGGCCATGGATGACTGTGATTCCTCTTCCACCTCTGGTGTCGATGTTGTCCTTAACCACCGTCTGGTCGAAACTGGATTCGGTTCCAAGAAGGACTACACCGTATACCTTAAGGACTACATGAAGAAGGTAGTGAGATATTTAGAAGGAAGTGGCAAACAAGCCGAAGTAGATACCTTCAAGACCAACATCAACAAGGTCATGAAGGAAATTTTACCACGGTTTAAGGATCTTCAATTCTATACtggtaattaataattcattctaATTTAAAGGGTATCCCTTAAATTAAACATACATTCTAGGAGAAACGATGGACCCTGAGGCCATGATCATCATGCTTGAATACAAGGAAGTTGATGGAAAGGATATTCCCGTCCtctacttttttaaacatggattaaatgaacaaaaattttaaacattagtGTCATCATTCATCtcaatttcttataaatgtttatatctacaatatattttatatagataaaaaagaatttcCGTTGACAATAATATGCGAACTAcctaattaaattatgttgtaTTCATATTTCTAATGCGATTTTTGGGAATTTTCTCGTCATAactaaattccatttttaaacGTACACGTctgtatatgaatatatgtaaagtGTTATTTACTTGTAAGACTAGTACACTTTTAGCGGctttctcttcattttaaatgtatgacTACACATGAATGCTTACCGTATTTTTGCTTAGGATTAACTCATTATTTGAGTAGTcgcttcatttaaatatattgcaataacTATATTCGTTGTATTTGGGATGTTCATCAGTCTTAAATGATGTATTCAGACCTGAGggaaataattatctattaaaatccCTCAATTGCAGTGTTTTAGTGGCATTAGGAACATAAATAAGAAACACCGGTTTTAAAGCAGTGATTTTTTGAGGTAGTGGCTTAAATGTTTATATCTATCAAAGTCTTATAATTCATTTCGGTggaatatttctattttttggtaaaatattttaatcaatcttATTTGAGGAAATCATGCAAACGCAGCTTTGACTGAGCTCTTCCTACGATTGGTTTCctgaaaaaaatggaacattCAGTAATTACAAAGGAATATGCGTTACTTCatactacaaaaaattaaattgtgttGAATTAATAACAATTCGTTGATGAAATCATAGATAGTTCtttgaaagatatttgaaattaatagaacattttatattatatatttttttgctcttttaatTTTGAAGCCTAACGGTGAATGATGATACGGATCATAGTCTATGATAAATCATAAGGATGTATCCTTCCCCCGCTACCTATGCCCCTCGCTGCTCTAACAAGATGAAGGTGTTAGTGCACAGTGAGTATGAGCAGCATAgttttgcaaaacaaaatataccatCAAAATGACACTCCAAACTTAAAAGCTGTGACATCTGGCTTTCAGAATCtgttgagaataaaatattccagGCAAGGAACCATAGTTGTCAACTTTGCAATTTCTAaatgtggtaaaaaaaa comes from the Lepeophtheirus salmonis chromosome 4, UVic_Lsal_1.4, whole genome shotgun sequence genome and includes:
- the eIF4EHP gene encoding eukaryotic translation initiation factor 4E type 2, with amino-acid sequence MLESKSYSISEGEEETDKFSPPGMNGTARHHQNNNEDHPLKFRFCFWKNKKAEGNTRINYDKNLKLLGSFNTCEDFWRFHCYFKPFHHLPKPSDWYIFREGIKPMWEDDANRYGGKWLVRVRHGLGYKVWENTLLALVGQQFQIDDEVCGVVASLRASEEIISVWNKTSTDPAIVEKIRDVFCKVIELPSGTVIEYKPHATAMSDHANNRHYFYRIE
- the LOC121115908 gene encoding fanconi-associated nuclease 1 is translated as MSSKLQTHASCPVCNKKVLLIKINNHLDNGECKSNLSLELFPSDDVLFGKKVDEEDDKVSSRFLSHFKRTKSSSESEILPNSLPPTKRSKQIEESMRDERVKPYYLANWETIVRGVLEECPDDANLFTVDEISLATKCFKSLSYDAQKLYVRLFQRKWTWISIKKMSYAEIVNVENTLKELEEHFFINDHSSLKDISLIINLLPSPEVKKLCKSFNINKSTKKDIILAFDKLIKQKSFFNKCGVNEVLQNKIIKKALDSLDPCFILSEEPRRLFNRILSLHSLTRFYEDRDNNNAGNSNLTVMLLANRGDLLFPIYEISRKQSVFRSREGLLAYETALNFEAKISELSEIKEFREICDNIYPELRDHFKTEILGKFSKEDAELPDFLRKFTAGGIIVYCFSKCAEAFEKVRNYEAAVSIYKYCLSKEQVYNKELSSGHWFERLTLDLEQWLKRREEAFFYAKEALENQHISPARKLTLCQRIVKMRKHLKEDLKNYHLQGWIDPTKCDELLRNVEIQGSMLDKDLSGNNKSVFIFDTGEQDREKLYCSVEEFTIKYYQNEYPMGVHGEGSVINSIVFVLFWDVVYDCLVSDAFRGPYQSSPLDIGSLTFYESRKKIIESRLESILKESYEKLHALLEKNWKLGQGTSSLVNWDLFSDFSSFKELIDCFTKEQLCEISRRLLTRHRFFRSGFPDLTLWNPEKKSVRFVEVKGPGDRLSTKQIIWLNFLNSIGLDAIVCYVQAIGSKSLH
- the LOC121116604 gene encoding uncharacterized protein → MSKKENKSGNSCHCVSNHSWSRSTLDELDFERGAWNDALSGDLNKLRERILRNPDLTNALDSSGLTALHYASRSGHFNIVSFLVNEGGAKVNIASRSGGATPLHRAAYMGHIQIVSFLIDHGGDPFIQDFDGNNSLHKSSEKKSSANKEVYNFLSLKFSSLASISNNRGLKPVF
- the Tctp gene encoding translationally-controlled tumor protein homolog, whose protein sequence is MKIFMDVFSGDELFSDTYKFKLLDDCLYEVYGKYVTRTDGDVVLDGANASAEEAMDDCDSSSTSGVDVVLNHRLVETGFGSKKDYTVYLKDYMKKVVRYLEGSGKQAEVDTFKTNINKVMKEILPRFKDLQFYTGETMDPEAMIIMLEYKEVDGKDIPVLYFFKHGLNEQKF